A stretch of Nonomuraea africana DNA encodes these proteins:
- a CDS encoding MbtH family protein, producing the protein MSNSDAATFTVVVNHEEQYSVWWADRSLPAGWREAGYRGTRSDCLAHIDQVWTDLRPLSLRERSQ; encoded by the coding sequence ATGAGCAACAGCGACGCCGCCACCTTCACGGTGGTGGTCAACCACGAGGAGCAGTACTCGGTCTGGTGGGCGGACCGGAGCCTGCCGGCCGGGTGGCGGGAGGCGGGCTACCGCGGCACCAGGAGCGACTGCCTGGCCCACATCGACCAGGTCTGGACCGACCTTCGTCCCCTCAGCCTCAGGGAGCGGTCACAGTGA
- a CDS encoding non-ribosomal peptide synthetase encodes MSDAKQGSELSELKAALLRQWREGRVAAPATPVIPVHGPGPAPLSYAQRRLWFLDQLTPGSSAFNLSHCVLLDGRLDPAVLALALEDLVVRHDTLRTVIRVVDDEPLQLVNEAARPSLETVDLRDLPAGQAFEAALSKARAAVDGPMNLATGPLARLLLIRLPERDMLVMVVHHIIGDGWALAVALLELSSAYQARAAGRAPVPDPLPIRFADVAAHERNSGGSAGDLEYWRDRLAGISPLRLPGDEPRPPEFTTAGDWRALPFDDGDDASIRAAAREANATPYMVLLTALAVLLRQTTGVRDIAIAGVVAGRDLPETRGLIGNLTNTVGLRVGVETRQSFHELLASVRRTCLEALEHQHVPFDLLVEELELPRDASSSGPFAVTFVMQPPSPISDFAGLGLEPVQLGWRTARADLEFFLWERPTVHGSLVFRTDLFDRDTAELLARRFVATVRTLLARPDEAIAELDLPSAQERRELARLATGPERERPPVCLHELIARHCRERPEAVAVTGALTYGRLDRRANRLARRLAELGVGVESLVAVCLERSPDLVVAALGVLKAGAVYLPIDPAHGPRRRAEVLADSGATVVIGTAEPDLVLDEGEEAEPPDVRVGPENLAYMIYTSGSTGTPKGVEISHRAVVNYAYSLSEVHGIGPDDVVGAVASPAFDASIAEIFGTLALGGRIHLVDQDDLGDGLENALIEGGVTVLSATPTLWRLLRPDNLLLTALVGGERVGERLATELAATQRSAWTQYGPTETTVWVTVAALTLDSPVPLGKPIANTRVHLLDEELRPVPIGAVGELCVGGAALARGYHGRAAATAERFVPDPFATVPGERLYRTGDHARYRPDGTLQFIGRNDDQVKVRGHRVEPGEIEAAIEANPRVRECAVAVRGDLLVAYLVSRNKALYEDTELIPAVRRQLREQLPAYLVPDRFVLLDELPRTRTGKTDRARLPAPAPAERASGTPYAEPCTELEIELAAHVAEYLEVDRVGLHDDFFDLGGNSIRAAQLVVHLQRRYDVELVLQKVFRTPTLENLARMIQEDLDRRRQLADDGERIRSLVDGVPANRLDALLEGLLAERGQS; translated from the coding sequence GTGAGCGACGCGAAGCAGGGCTCCGAGCTGTCGGAGCTCAAAGCGGCCCTGCTTCGCCAGTGGCGTGAGGGCAGGGTCGCGGCACCGGCGACACCGGTCATCCCGGTGCACGGCCCCGGCCCCGCGCCACTGTCGTACGCGCAGCGCCGCCTGTGGTTCCTGGACCAGCTGACCCCCGGTTCCTCCGCCTTCAACCTCAGCCACTGCGTGCTGCTCGACGGCCGGTTGGATCCGGCCGTGCTCGCGCTCGCGCTGGAAGATCTGGTGGTACGGCACGACACGCTGCGTACGGTGATCAGGGTCGTGGACGACGAGCCGCTCCAGCTCGTGAACGAGGCGGCCAGGCCGTCCCTGGAGACCGTCGACCTGCGTGACCTGCCCGCCGGACAGGCTTTCGAGGCAGCCCTGAGCAAGGCGAGAGCGGCGGTGGACGGGCCGATGAACCTGGCCACCGGCCCGCTGGCACGCCTCCTGCTCATCCGGCTGCCCGAGCGGGACATGCTCGTCATGGTCGTGCACCACATCATCGGCGACGGCTGGGCGCTGGCCGTCGCCCTGCTGGAGCTGTCGTCGGCCTACCAGGCCAGGGCCGCGGGCCGGGCCCCCGTGCCCGACCCGCTGCCGATCCGCTTCGCCGACGTCGCCGCCCACGAGCGCAACAGCGGCGGCTCGGCCGGCGACCTGGAGTACTGGCGCGACCGGCTGGCCGGGATCAGCCCGCTGCGGCTGCCCGGCGACGAGCCTCGGCCGCCGGAGTTCACCACCGCCGGCGACTGGCGGGCGCTGCCCTTCGACGACGGTGACGACGCCTCGATTCGCGCCGCCGCACGCGAGGCCAACGCCACGCCGTACATGGTCCTGCTGACCGCGCTGGCCGTCCTGCTCAGGCAGACGACCGGGGTGCGGGACATCGCGATCGCCGGCGTGGTCGCGGGCCGGGACCTGCCCGAGACGCGAGGCCTGATCGGCAACCTGACCAACACGGTGGGGCTGCGCGTCGGCGTGGAGACCAGGCAGAGCTTCCATGAGCTGCTGGCCTCTGTCCGACGGACCTGCCTGGAGGCTCTTGAGCACCAGCACGTGCCCTTCGACCTGCTGGTGGAGGAGCTGGAGCTGCCCAGGGACGCCTCGTCGAGCGGGCCGTTCGCGGTGACGTTCGTGATGCAGCCACCCTCTCCCATCAGCGACTTCGCCGGGCTCGGGCTGGAGCCGGTCCAACTCGGCTGGCGAACCGCCCGCGCCGATCTGGAGTTCTTCCTGTGGGAGCGGCCCACTGTCCACGGCAGCCTGGTGTTCCGCACAGACCTGTTCGACCGGGACACCGCCGAGCTCCTGGCGCGCCGGTTCGTGGCGACGGTGCGGACGCTGCTCGCGCGGCCGGACGAGGCGATCGCCGAGCTCGACCTGCCCTCCGCCCAGGAGCGGCGGGAGCTGGCACGCCTGGCGACCGGCCCGGAGCGGGAACGGCCGCCGGTGTGCCTGCACGAGCTGATCGCCCGGCACTGCCGCGAGCGGCCGGAGGCGGTCGCCGTGACCGGCGCGCTGACGTACGGCCGGCTGGACCGCCGGGCCAACCGGCTCGCGCGACGCCTGGCCGAGCTGGGCGTCGGGGTGGAATCGCTGGTCGCCGTGTGCCTGGAGCGCTCGCCCGACCTGGTCGTGGCCGCGCTCGGGGTACTCAAAGCGGGCGCGGTCTACCTGCCGATCGACCCGGCGCACGGTCCGCGCCGCCGCGCCGAGGTCCTGGCCGACTCGGGCGCCACCGTCGTGATCGGTACGGCGGAGCCCGACCTCGTCCTGGACGAGGGAGAGGAGGCCGAGCCCCCGGACGTCCGCGTGGGACCGGAGAACCTCGCCTACATGATCTACACCTCCGGCTCGACCGGCACGCCCAAGGGCGTCGAGATCAGCCATCGCGCGGTGGTGAACTACGCGTACTCCCTGTCCGAGGTGCACGGCATCGGCCCGGACGACGTGGTCGGCGCGGTGGCCAGTCCCGCCTTCGACGCCTCGATCGCCGAGATCTTCGGCACCCTGGCGCTCGGCGGCCGGATCCACCTGGTCGATCAGGACGACCTCGGCGACGGTCTGGAGAATGCGTTGATCGAGGGCGGCGTCACGGTCCTGTCGGCCACCCCGACCCTGTGGCGGCTGCTGCGCCCCGACAACCTGCTCCTCACGGCGCTGGTGGGCGGCGAGCGGGTCGGCGAGCGGCTGGCCACCGAGCTCGCGGCCACCCAGAGGTCGGCCTGGACGCAGTACGGTCCCACCGAGACCACGGTGTGGGTGACGGTGGCCGCGCTGACCCTCGACTCCCCGGTACCGCTGGGCAAGCCCATCGCCAACACCCGGGTGCACCTCCTGGACGAGGAGCTGAGGCCGGTCCCCATCGGGGCGGTGGGCGAGCTCTGCGTGGGCGGTGCCGCGCTGGCCAGGGGTTATCACGGCCGGGCTGCCGCCACGGCGGAACGCTTCGTACCCGACCCGTTCGCCACCGTGCCGGGCGAGCGCCTCTACCGGACCGGCGACCACGCCCGCTACCGCCCCGACGGCACCCTGCAGTTCATCGGCCGCAATGACGACCAGGTCAAGGTCCGCGGTCACCGGGTGGAGCCGGGGGAGATCGAAGCGGCCATCGAGGCCAACCCACGGGTGCGGGAATGCGCGGTCGCCGTCCGGGGCGACCTGCTCGTCGCCTATCTCGTCAGCCGCAACAAGGCCCTGTACGAGGACACCGAGCTGATCCCCGCCGTGCGCAGGCAATTGCGCGAGCAGTTGCCCGCCTACCTCGTGCCCGACCGCTTCGTGCTGCTCGACGAACTGCCCAGGACCCGGACCGGCAAGACCGACAGGGCGCGGCTGCCCGCTCCGGCCCCGGCGGAACGGGCATCCGGCACGCCGTACGCCGAGCCGTGCACGGAGCTGGAGATCGAGCTGGCGGCGCACGTCGCCGAGTACCTCGAAGTGGACAGGGTCGGGCTGCACGACGACTTCTTCGACCTGGGCGGCAACTCCATTCGCGCCGCGCAGCTGGTCGTGCACCTGCAGCGCCGCTACGACGTCGAGCTGGTGCTCCAGAAGGTGTTCCGCACGCCGACGCTGGAGAACCTGGCGCGGATGATCCAGGAGGACTTGGACAGGCGGCGGCAGCTAGCCGACGACGGGGAACGCATCCGCTCCCTGGTCGATGGGGTTCCGGCGAACCGGCTCGACGCGTTGCTCGAGGGCCTGCTCGCCGAGCGAGGACAGAGTTGA
- a CDS encoding cytochrome P450 encodes MSKRDELFNPLDPEVIRDPYPTYRRLRETDPVYWHEQLGAWILTRHADCTHALKNPDLFTTDFRKVGVPTPGPLLSLQTLDPPDQTPLRHFAIDAMRAQDFGELERDAWQRAEALLHELRSRGTFDFVHDFATPFTLGTISRLVGMPPPEADEEWRRRNDQLHRSMDAGLDPDSEEAGLAAREAFSDYVARWLAGEPTQGISAYVADNRSQLDYSDEVLCNSLRAFWHAGFEVPARFLGNAVTTLLRHPELLEATLEDVDTAVEELVRFSGPVHVVSRMCTKNTELGGREISRGDLVVTVLAAANRDPERFDRPEELDLTRHPNPHLGFGRGTHSCLGNAVARIEGRVVLTTLFRAYPDVRLAGELQWWENATLRGLSQMPVSLGRVSATIG; translated from the coding sequence GTGAGCAAGCGAGACGAGTTGTTCAACCCGCTCGACCCGGAAGTCATCCGCGATCCGTATCCCACCTACCGCAGGCTCAGGGAGACCGATCCGGTCTACTGGCACGAGCAGCTCGGCGCGTGGATCCTCACCCGGCACGCCGACTGCACCCACGCGCTGAAGAACCCCGACCTGTTCACCACCGACTTCAGGAAGGTCGGCGTGCCCACCCCAGGGCCGCTGCTCAGCCTGCAGACGCTGGACCCGCCCGACCAGACGCCGCTGCGGCACTTCGCCATCGACGCGATGCGCGCGCAGGACTTCGGCGAGCTGGAGCGGGACGCCTGGCAGCGGGCCGAGGCCCTGCTCCACGAGCTCCGCAGCCGGGGCACCTTCGACTTCGTGCACGACTTCGCCACGCCGTTCACGCTGGGCACCATCTCGCGTCTGGTGGGCATGCCGCCGCCCGAGGCCGACGAGGAGTGGCGGCGGCGCAACGACCAGCTGCACCGCAGCATGGACGCCGGGCTCGACCCCGACAGCGAGGAGGCCGGCCTGGCCGCTCGCGAGGCCTTCAGCGACTACGTCGCCCGGTGGCTGGCCGGCGAGCCCACCCAGGGCATCTCGGCCTACGTGGCCGACAACCGCAGCCAGCTCGACTACTCCGACGAGGTGCTGTGCAACTCGCTGCGCGCCTTCTGGCACGCGGGCTTCGAGGTGCCCGCACGATTCCTCGGCAACGCGGTCACCACCCTCCTCCGGCACCCCGAACTGCTGGAAGCCACCCTGGAGGACGTCGACACCGCGGTGGAGGAGCTGGTCCGCTTCTCCGGCCCGGTCCACGTGGTCAGCCGTATGTGCACCAAGAACACCGAGCTCGGCGGCCGGGAGATCAGCCGCGGCGACCTCGTCGTCACCGTGCTGGCCGCCGCCAACCGCGACCCTGAGCGCTTCGACCGGCCTGAAGAGCTCGACCTGACCAGGCACCCCAACCCGCACCTGGGCTTCGGCCGCGGCACCCACTCCTGCCTCGGCAACGCCGTGGCAAGGATCGAGGGCCGGGTCGTGCTCACCACGCTGTTCCGCGCCTACCCGGACGTGCGGCTGGCGGGCGAGCTGCAGTGGTGGGAGAACGCCACGCTGCGCGGGCTGTCCCAGATGCCGGTCAGCCTGGGCCGGGTGTCCGCGACGATCGGCTGA
- a CDS encoding amino acid adenylation domain-containing protein yields MSTVADEVSRLSEQDKRALLAQLLGQDGDQGGERLLPAQRRYWVLHQIAPQLPTHVVRVLEVDGELDHEALRSALAALTDAREELRARFLSIEGRPVRPVADAGAVAPELKTFSVAGAEELRKVRHREAGRPFDLETAPLLRAAAIRVEEDRHEVVLTAHQVVCDEVAMDLIVGQLLEAYDAVRRGERPEPQPSRIPYTKVVDRQQAWLRTPLARRQLAFWAKALAGITPVDLPTDHPRPVGRMPSLRGARRSRTLGAETARGVGELAGRCEASKASVLLAAYAEVLGRYTRERDIAVGIPAPGRDHTQSEILAPLESTLVVRAHLADEPTFEELVRRVHAAWAKGRDHQLIPFEHVVNKVQPDTDLGRAPLHQVRFVPHQAARPQASGGSTWIVTQADVGLSAFDLSVHLVEGADGSLDLHADYSTELFKPDTVDLVLGHIEVLLAAAAADPGSPSHRLPMLSDRELDTVIQQWNRTDSPFPGDRCLHELIADQVARTPDALAVVAGPDRLTYRELDEWASRLGNRLRAEGVGPETLVGVIAGRRVATVAAFLGVLKAGGGYVPLDPEQPVERTRAMIADAGIKTVVVTDSEAETPRPEPGETWIDVHGVGEESTSLAPAGTDPANVAYVIYTSGSTGQPKGVVVPHRQIVNSTLARSAGGRPAPEAYAIPVSLTFDASAAGLYWTLVTGGRIVLPNEDEVSNPALLARLVQAEQVTHITHMPSYYQLLLAAGGRKLISLRDISAGGDVFPSQLAVDHYKTLPWAKIYNDYGPTEVTVWATAKLAEADEDGASVPIGRPIQNTRIYLLDEELNPVPIGVPGEIHVAGEGLARGYVNAPGQTADRFIPDPFSPTPGGRLYRTGDLARYLPGGQLEFIGRADTQVKVRGFRIELSEIENALQRHPEVLSAVADVRRNLAGDENELIAYVLPAEPGREVDTERLSAHVRTILPDYMIPATIVVCEQFPLNAHGKVDRKALPDPQVRIVTVPSEAVPRRRIEREIAEVFAEALGLPGVGLHDDFFSFGGSSLQLSKVGAKLAQVYGLELPLHALFSTPTVAGVASRIELFEREGFEGLRATRDPADDLDREAFLEESITGENLPLAEIFSPKAVLLTGGTGYFGVFLLDQLIAQTTADIYCLVRAKNPAAGLARLKASCEQYEVPWDDRFDRRVKAVNGDLGRPLFGLSPEQFDDLAKLVDVIYHNGALVNFSMPYSALKAPNVDGTVEILRLASRYKAKQVHFVSTIDVFIAGHMTRPFLEVELPSKPPQVPFSYPQSKWVSEKIILKAKQRGLPITIFRPSIMMGHPKTGACHAQNYVLTALRGFLEFGILPDYAESMNAITLDYASAAMVHASKQESSVGNIFHLWNTDAISHNMLYPWIRSYGYPFEVVPFDEALELAINAGPDHPIYPMVPVLLLYSSGDAGVEMTMETEDAIDNRLECVNLLEAIKGTGWEPAPLNEKYMHDCLDFLVRHGQLDPPDRYPRKR; encoded by the coding sequence GTGTCAACAGTTGCCGATGAGGTCAGCCGGCTATCGGAACAAGACAAACGCGCGCTCCTGGCACAGCTTCTCGGCCAGGACGGCGACCAGGGCGGGGAGCGGCTGCTGCCCGCGCAGCGCCGCTACTGGGTGTTGCATCAGATAGCACCCCAGCTGCCCACACACGTCGTTCGCGTGCTCGAGGTGGACGGAGAGCTGGATCACGAGGCGTTGCGGTCGGCGCTGGCCGCGCTCACGGACGCGCGCGAGGAACTGCGAGCACGCTTCCTGTCGATCGAGGGCAGGCCGGTTCGGCCCGTCGCCGACGCGGGAGCCGTTGCGCCGGAGCTGAAGACCTTCTCTGTCGCCGGCGCCGAGGAGCTTCGCAAGGTCAGGCACCGTGAGGCGGGCCGCCCCTTCGACCTGGAGACGGCGCCGCTGCTCCGGGCAGCCGCCATCCGGGTCGAGGAGGACCGGCACGAGGTGGTGCTGACGGCTCACCAGGTGGTCTGCGACGAGGTCGCCATGGACCTGATCGTCGGCCAGCTGCTGGAGGCCTACGACGCCGTTCGCCGCGGCGAGCGGCCCGAGCCGCAGCCCAGCCGGATCCCCTACACCAAAGTGGTCGACCGGCAACAGGCCTGGCTGCGCACCCCGCTGGCGCGCCGCCAGCTGGCCTTCTGGGCCAAGGCGCTCGCCGGGATCACGCCCGTCGATCTGCCCACCGACCACCCCAGGCCGGTGGGCCGCATGCCGTCCCTGCGCGGCGCCAGGCGAAGCCGTACGCTCGGCGCGGAGACCGCGCGCGGCGTCGGCGAGCTGGCCGGACGGTGCGAGGCGAGCAAGGCGTCGGTGCTCCTGGCCGCCTACGCGGAGGTGCTGGGCCGCTACACCCGCGAGCGTGACATCGCCGTGGGCATCCCCGCGCCGGGGCGGGACCACACGCAGAGCGAGATCCTGGCACCGCTGGAGAGCACGCTCGTCGTCCGTGCCCACCTGGCCGACGAGCCCACCTTCGAGGAGCTGGTCCGCAGGGTCCATGCCGCCTGGGCCAAGGGCCGCGACCACCAGCTCATCCCGTTCGAGCACGTCGTCAACAAGGTGCAGCCGGACACCGACCTCGGCAGGGCACCGCTGCACCAGGTCAGGTTCGTCCCCCACCAGGCGGCCCGGCCGCAGGCCTCGGGCGGCTCGACCTGGATCGTGACCCAGGCGGACGTCGGGTTGTCCGCGTTCGACCTGAGCGTGCACCTCGTCGAGGGCGCCGACGGCAGCCTCGACCTGCACGCCGACTACAGCACCGAGCTGTTCAAGCCGGACACCGTGGACCTGGTGCTGGGCCACATAGAGGTGCTGCTGGCCGCGGCCGCGGCCGACCCCGGCAGCCCGAGCCACCGCCTGCCCATGCTGTCGGACCGCGAGCTGGACACGGTGATCCAGCAGTGGAACCGCACCGACAGCCCCTTCCCCGGCGACCGGTGCCTGCACGAGCTCATCGCCGACCAGGTGGCGCGCACTCCCGACGCGCTGGCCGTGGTGGCGGGCCCTGACCGGCTGACCTACCGCGAGCTCGACGAGTGGGCGAGCCGGCTGGGCAACCGTCTGCGCGCCGAGGGCGTCGGCCCGGAGACTCTGGTCGGCGTCATCGCCGGCAGGCGGGTGGCCACCGTGGCGGCCTTCCTGGGTGTGCTCAAGGCGGGCGGCGGTTACGTCCCGCTCGACCCCGAGCAGCCGGTCGAGCGCACCCGCGCGATGATCGCGGACGCGGGGATCAAAACCGTCGTCGTGACGGACTCCGAGGCCGAGACGCCGCGGCCCGAGCCAGGCGAGACGTGGATCGACGTCCATGGGGTGGGCGAGGAGTCCACGAGCCTGGCTCCGGCGGGCACCGACCCGGCCAACGTCGCCTACGTGATCTACACCTCGGGCTCCACCGGACAGCCCAAGGGCGTCGTGGTCCCGCACCGCCAGATCGTCAACTCCACGCTGGCGCGCAGCGCCGGCGGCCGCCCCGCCCCCGAGGCGTACGCGATCCCGGTCTCCCTGACCTTCGACGCCTCCGCCGCCGGGCTGTACTGGACGCTCGTCACCGGCGGCCGGATCGTGCTGCCCAACGAGGACGAGGTGAGCAACCCGGCCCTGCTGGCCCGCCTGGTGCAGGCGGAGCAGGTCACGCACATCACCCACATGCCCTCCTACTACCAGCTGCTGCTGGCCGCGGGCGGGCGCAAGCTCATCTCGCTGCGTGACATCTCCGCCGGAGGCGACGTCTTCCCCTCGCAGCTCGCCGTCGACCACTACAAGACGCTGCCCTGGGCCAAGATCTACAACGACTACGGGCCCACTGAGGTCACCGTCTGGGCGACCGCGAAGTTGGCCGAGGCGGACGAGGACGGCGCCAGCGTGCCGATCGGCCGCCCGATCCAGAACACCAGGATCTACCTGCTCGACGAGGAGCTGAACCCGGTCCCGATCGGGGTGCCCGGGGAGATCCACGTCGCGGGCGAGGGCCTGGCCCGCGGATACGTGAACGCGCCGGGCCAGACGGCCGACCGGTTCATCCCCGACCCCTTCTCCCCGACTCCAGGCGGGCGGCTCTACCGGACCGGCGACCTGGCCAGGTACCTGCCCGGCGGGCAGCTGGAGTTCATCGGCCGGGCCGACACCCAGGTCAAGGTCCGCGGCTTCCGGATCGAGCTCAGCGAGATCGAGAACGCGCTGCAGCGACACCCCGAGGTGCTCAGCGCGGTGGCCGACGTCCGGCGCAACCTGGCCGGCGACGAGAACGAGCTGATCGCCTACGTGCTCCCGGCCGAACCCGGCCGGGAAGTGGACACCGAGCGGCTCTCGGCGCACGTGCGCACGATCCTGCCCGACTACATGATCCCGGCCACGATCGTCGTGTGCGAGCAGTTCCCGCTGAACGCGCACGGCAAGGTCGACCGCAAGGCGCTGCCCGACCCGCAGGTGCGAATCGTGACGGTGCCCAGCGAGGCCGTCCCGCGCAGGCGCATCGAGCGCGAGATCGCCGAGGTGTTCGCAGAGGCGCTCGGGCTGCCCGGGGTCGGCCTGCACGACGACTTCTTCTCCTTCGGCGGCAGCTCGCTGCAGCTGTCCAAGGTGGGCGCCAAGCTGGCCCAGGTCTACGGGCTGGAGCTGCCGCTGCACGCGCTGTTCAGCACCCCGACCGTGGCCGGTGTGGCCTCCCGGATCGAGCTGTTCGAGCGTGAGGGCTTCGAGGGGCTGCGCGCCACCCGCGACCCGGCCGACGACCTGGACCGGGAGGCGTTCCTGGAGGAATCGATCACCGGCGAGAACCTGCCGCTGGCCGAGATCTTCTCGCCCAAGGCGGTCCTGCTCACCGGCGGCACCGGCTACTTCGGCGTCTTCCTGCTCGACCAGCTCATCGCGCAGACGACCGCGGACATCTACTGCCTGGTGCGCGCCAAGAACCCGGCCGCCGGGCTGGCCCGGCTCAAGGCCAGCTGCGAGCAGTACGAGGTGCCCTGGGACGACCGCTTCGACCGGCGGGTCAAGGCGGTCAACGGCGACCTGGGCCGTCCGCTGTTCGGGCTGTCGCCCGAGCAGTTCGACGACCTGGCCAAGCTGGTGGACGTCATCTACCACAACGGCGCCCTGGTCAACTTCTCCATGCCGTACTCCGCGCTCAAGGCCCCCAACGTGGACGGCACCGTCGAGATCCTCCGCCTGGCCTCCCGCTACAAGGCCAAGCAGGTGCACTTCGTCTCCACGATCGACGTGTTCATCGCGGGCCACATGACCCGGCCCTTCCTCGAGGTCGAGCTGCCCAGCAAGCCGCCCCAGGTGCCCTTCAGCTACCCGCAGAGCAAGTGGGTCAGCGAGAAGATCATCCTGAAGGCCAAGCAGCGGGGCCTGCCGATCACGATCTTCCGGCCGTCGATCATGATGGGGCACCCCAAGACGGGCGCCTGCCACGCGCAGAACTACGTCCTGACGGCGCTGCGCGGCTTCCTCGAGTTCGGCATCCTGCCCGACTACGCCGAGTCGATGAACGCGATCACGCTGGACTACGCGAGCGCGGCCATGGTCCACGCCTCCAAACAGGAGTCCTCGGTGGGCAACATCTTCCACCTGTGGAACACCGACGCGATCTCCCACAACATGCTGTACCCCTGGATCCGCTCCTACGGCTACCCCTTCGAGGTGGTGCCGTTCGACGAGGCGCTGGAGCTGGCCATCAACGCCGGGCCCGACCACCCGATCTACCCGATGGTCCCCGTGCTCCTGCTCTACTCCAGCGGCGACGCCGGCGTGGAGATGACCATGGAGACCGAGGACGCCATCGACAACCGGCTGGAGTGCGTGAACCTGCTCGAGGCCATCAAGGGCACCGGCTGGGAGCCCGCGCCGCTGAACGAGAAGTACATGCACGACTGTCTGGACTTCCTGGTCAGGCACGGCCAGCTCGACCCGCCCGACCGTTACCCGCGCAAGCGCTGA
- a CDS encoding flavin reductase family protein, whose protein sequence is MTVSQTLATGREINPDALPKPDLYQLITSLVVPRPIAWVSTLSLSGRRNLAPYSYFSLVADHPPHIAVSSIGEKDTLRNIRATREFVVNVADRSLLDVLDRSGSSFPPDLDEFVEVGVTPAPSSVVRAPRVAEAKAHMECRLVDVHPVGNGNLVIGRVVHIHVEPSVWDDGRVDSALLDPVLRLSRRYGRLSAEMTPEEEPAPHVYT, encoded by the coding sequence ATGACCGTGTCCCAGACACTCGCCACGGGCCGGGAGATCAACCCCGACGCGCTGCCGAAGCCCGACCTGTACCAGCTCATCACCTCCCTCGTCGTGCCGCGGCCGATCGCGTGGGTGTCGACGCTCTCCCTGTCCGGCCGGCGCAATCTCGCGCCCTACTCCTACTTCAGCCTCGTCGCCGACCACCCGCCGCACATCGCCGTCAGCTCCATCGGCGAGAAGGACACCCTGCGCAACATCCGCGCGACGCGGGAGTTCGTCGTCAACGTCGCCGACCGCAGCCTGCTCGACGTGCTCGACCGCTCGGGCTCGTCCTTCCCGCCGGACCTGGACGAGTTCGTCGAGGTCGGGGTCACCCCGGCGCCGTCGTCCGTGGTGCGCGCGCCCCGGGTCGCCGAGGCCAAGGCCCACATGGAGTGCAGGCTCGTCGACGTGCACCCCGTGGGCAACGGCAACCTCGTGATCGGCCGGGTCGTGCACATCCACGTGGAGCCCAGCGTGTGGGACGACGGGCGGGTCGACAGCGCGCTGCTGGACCCCGTGCTCCGGCTGTCCCGACGCTACGGACGGCTCAGCGCAGAGATGACGCCCGAGGAAGAACCCGCACCACACGTGTACACGTGA